A single region of the Oceanipulchritudo coccoides genome encodes:
- a CDS encoding CopD family protein, translating into LLTGNVLNALFTPYGQFFAIKLGVFLAIMAFAAWNKLRLTPALLRQESGAGSRLRRSIRMEAALVSLILLTTATLTTVSAPEAANQTTRAAGEGQITKINKGGFL; encoded by the coding sequence GGCTGCTGACGGGCAATGTGCTGAACGCGCTCTTCACGCCTTACGGGCAGTTTTTTGCGATCAAGCTTGGTGTTTTCCTTGCGATTATGGCCTTTGCCGCATGGAATAAGCTGCGCCTGACGCCTGCATTGCTTCGTCAAGAGTCGGGTGCTGGTTCGCGTCTGCGTAGAAGCATTCGAATGGAAGCCGCACTTGTTTCTCTGATCCTCTTGACGACCGCAACCCTGACCACTGTCAGCGCACCCGAGGCTGCAAATCAAACCACCCGTGCCGCTGGCGAAGGTCAAATCACGAAAATAAACAAGGGAGGTTTCCTATGA